The Herpetosiphonaceae bacterium genomic sequence ACCTGGACCTGCGCCAGGACCCGCAGAATGTGCTGATCCTGCTCTTTCGCAATCACGGGCCGCGTGCCGGAGCGTCGCTGAGCCATCCTCACTCCCAGGTGATCGCCACCGGCATGATCCCGCGCCATATCCGCTGGCGCGAAGAAGAGGCCGAGCGCTACTTCGATGAGTGGGGCCGCTGCGTGTACTGCGATATGCTGGCGTTCGAGCTGAGCGATTGCCAGCGGATCGTGCTAGAAAATCGCTCGTTTGTCGCCTTTATCCCGTTTGCCGCCGAGGTGCCCTTTGAAACCTGGATCATGCCCAGGCGTCATCAGGCCGACTTCGGGCAGATCTCGGATGTGGAGCGCGCCGATCTGAGCCTGGCGCTGTATACGATGCTGTCGCGGCTGCGCACGAAGCTGAACGATCCCGACTACAACTACATCATCAATACCTCGACGCGCACCACGAATGAGCCACAATCGCACTGGTATGTGCGCATTCGCCCGCGCCTCGTGACGCGCGCCGGTTTCGAGATCGGATCGGGCATGCGCATTAATCCATCGCTACCGGAGGCCGATGCCGCGTTTCTCAAAGATTAACGTTCGGAGCTCACCGCTCAAAGAACCTGAAACTCGAAACTC encodes the following:
- the galT gene encoding galactose-1-phosphate uridylyltransferase, which encodes MSGEIRQNKATKEWVIFAPARGKRPHDFQQRRDDRQPAPPYDPRCPFCPGNEQMLPTVLKEQRAADGWQTRVVPNKYPALTPQGTITRYSRGINVAMRGYGQHEVIVESPRHDHDIATMPLEHITTIVATYYERYLDLRQDPQNVLILLFRNHGPRAGASLSHPHSQVIATGMIPRHIRWREEEAERYFDEWGRCVYCDMLAFELSDCQRIVLENRSFVAFIPFAAEVPFETWIMPRRHQADFGQISDVERADLSLALYTMLSRLRTKLNDPDYNYIINTSTRTTNEPQSHWYVRIRPRLVTRAGFEIGSGMRINPSLPEADAAFLKD